Genomic DNA from Alistipes indistinctus YIT 12060:
GGCGTTCCCCTGGGGCGCTGTTTTCTGCTGCGTGGCGTAATACCGGCACCAGGGGGTGAGGCCGCAGGCTTCGCAGTGCGGTTTGCGGGCCGTGCAGACGTAGCGCCCGTGCAGGATCAGCCAGTGGTGTGCGAGGGGGAGCACTTCGGGCGGGAAACCTTCGGTGAGCTGCATTTCGGTTTGCAGCGGGGTTTTGGCTCCGGTGGACAACCCGAGGCGGTCGGCCACGCGAAAAACGTGCGTGTCGACCGGCATCGCCCTCTTGCCGAAGGCTACGATGCCCACGACGTTGGCCGTTTTGCGTCCCACGCCCGGCAGCCGCTGCAACTGTTCGATATCTTCAGGAACGGCGCCCCCGAACTCTTCGCAGAGCATCCGCGCCATGCCCGAGAGGTTTTTGGCCTTGTTGTTCGGGTAGGAGATGCTCCTGATATAGGGGTAAATCTCTTCGGGATCGGCGTCGGCCATCGCCTGCGGAGTAGGGAACCGGTCGAAGAGCGCCGGGGTGGTCATGTTCACGCGTTTGTCGGTGCACTGCGCCGAGAGGATTACCGAAACGAGCAGCTGGTACGGATTCTGGTACTGCAACTCGCTCTCCGCAACCGGCATGTTTTGCTGGAACCAGTCGGTGATGCCGCGGAAGCGCTGTCGGGTCGTCATGGGCATTGGGTATTAAGGCTTTTTGCAAATTTAGCAAGAAGTTCCGGTTTGCGGGTCCCGCGGCGGGAATTTTTTGCACGGCAGCGCGTTTTGCGGCCGGGTACGGAAAACGGACCGCCCGGGGCTCTCGGCGACAGGAG
This window encodes:
- the nth gene encoding endonuclease III, whose amino-acid sequence is MTTRQRFRGITDWFQQNMPVAESELQYQNPYQLLVSVILSAQCTDKRVNMTTPALFDRFPTPQAMADADPEEIYPYIRSISYPNNKAKNLSGMARMLCEEFGGAVPEDIEQLQRLPGVGRKTANVVGIVAFGKRAMPVDTHVFRVADRLGLSTGAKTPLQTEMQLTEGFPPEVLPLAHHWLILHGRYVCTARKPHCEACGLTPWCRYYATQQKTAPQGNAPAEPPIRHARKRAAAAPRKK